The Sulfurimonas sp. genome includes the window TAGCTTTGTAGTACGAGATGAAATTGAAACTGGTTATTCAAATGTAATCCCGCTTTGGTTATTTGGATTTTTGTATTAAATGATACTACTCTACTTCTCTAATCATCTTTACATCCGCATTATGACGAAGTCTTGCGAAGTAATCACCTAAGACCTGCTCTCTTTGCTCAGCCATAATCATATTTACAATCTGAGTTTGAACATTCTCAAATCCCATCTCTTTTGGAGATTCTGTGCCTTTAATATAAAAAGTCATGTATCCACCTTTTCCATCTGGAACAACAGCCGTATAGTTATTAATAGGTGTTCGCTCTAGTAGAGATGCTAATTCTGGAGATATGTTATCGTATGGAAGAGTTTGATTGCTTGCAGAAATGTCTGGAGAATAGAACATCGGGTCCTTAGTTTTTTGTGTCAATTTATTTTTATCTTTAGCTTGATAAATTACAACTACAAAAGCACTTGGATGATCAAAGGCGTCTTTATGTGACTCGAAGTATGCTTTTATCTCATCTTCTTTTGGCTGGGAAACTCCAGCGTAAGCTATTGCAGAGTAAAGCTTTTGAGATAAAAGTCTCTCTTTTATCTTCTCTTTTAATTGTGCTGAACTTAAACTATTTGCATTTCTAACTGCTTCATAAAAATCATCGACACTCATTTGATTTCTCTTTGCAGTTTGTTTTATATCATCATAAACTTCACCACTACTCACACTAAGTTTTCTCTCTTTTATTTCTTGCTTTTCCAAAACTTTTCTTATTAAAGTATTTGTTGCTTTTTTTTCACTTGTTTTAGATGTTTTCATCTCTTTTTTTATGTCATATGTAGTTATAGCATCGCCTTTTACTACCACTGCAACACCTCCTATAACTTGAGCATTTAGTGTTACTACAAAGAGAAGAGTTAAAAATATTTTTTGCATTAATTATCCTGTGAATTTAAAGACCGTATTTTAACATATTTTAAATGAACTTTATTAATCTTTTCTTTTACCCCAATGTAATTCAAGTTTAAACACTATTCAAAGAAATAGTATTTAGGGTATATAACTTTTAGGTGAAAGCCCAAACTCTTTCATAAAAGCATTAGTAAAATTACTTGCATATTTATAACCAATTAATTTAGCCACTTCATTAATGTTGTACTCCCCTGAATGAAGCATTATTTTTGCTTCATTCATTTTGTACTTTAAGAGTAATTTATATGGACTAGTATGAAATATCTTCTTAAATCCTACCTTTAATTTAAACTCATTCATATGCACTTGTTTGGCTAAGTCTACTATAGAAGGTGGATTTTCCATATTATTTATCAAAATTTCTTTTGCTTTATAGATTGCTGTTTTATCATAGTTATCAAGTAAAATTTTATTTTCTTTAGTTCCAAGTTTTGAAAGTTCTACATGCAGTAGCTCTAAAG containing:
- a CDS encoding peptidyl-prolyl cis-trans isomerase, giving the protein MQKIFLTLLFVVTLNAQVIGGVAVVVKGDAITTYDIKKEMKTSKTSEKKATNTLIRKVLEKQEIKERKLSVSSGEVYDDIKQTAKRNQMSVDDFYEAVRNANSLSSAQLKEKIKERLLSQKLYSAIAYAGVSQPKEDEIKAYFESHKDAFDHPSAFVVVIYQAKDKNKLTQKTKDPMFYSPDISASNQTLPYDNISPELASLLERTPINNYTAVVPDGKGGYMTFYIKGTESPKEMGFENVQTQIVNMIMAEQREQVLGDYFARLRHNADVKMIREVE